The Engystomops pustulosus chromosome 4, aEngPut4.maternal, whole genome shotgun sequence genome contains a region encoding:
- the LOC140128770 gene encoding olfactory receptor 5AP2-like — protein sequence MFFFYLQNNLTVISEFFLLGFQGSQYLRNVLFFQFLILFGATICGNLLIIVLVSSSRSLHTPMYFFISQLSISDILLTTNIIPNMLHILLNNGGTITFTGCLTQFHFFGLTLSFECFLLPAMSYDRYVAVCNPLQYISIMRSVFCIQLVALCWMLGFLASFILTFTSSQFHYCGANIDHFYCDIVPLLELACSNAFIVQMEIYVIGSPLFLSQILIIVVSYTCIVLAVLRIPSSIGRQKAFSTCSSHLIVVSIFYWTLFTVYVFPIKGQLSTINKVVSLLYTTFTPLMNPIIYSLKNKDIKKAVEQTLRKH from the coding sequence ATGTTCTTTTTCTACTTGCAGAACAACCTGACCGTCATCTCAGAGTTTTTCCTATTAGGATTTCAAGGAAGTCAATATCttagaaatgttttattttttcagtttCTTATTCTTTTTGGTGCAacaatatgtgggaacctcctgatcatcgtCCTGGTGTCCTCCAGCAGGagcctccacactcccatgtacttcttcatctcacaactgtccATTAGTGACATCTTGCTAACCACGAATATCATCCCCAACATGCTCCACATCTTACTGAATAATGGGGGGACCATTACTTTTACTGGTTGTTTGACTCAATTTCATTTTTTTGGATTGACATTATCATTTGAGTGTTTCCTCCTACCAGCAATGTCCTATGACAGATACGTGGCCGTCTGTAACCCCCTCCAGTACATCTCCATCATGAGAAGTGTGTTTTGTATTCAGCTGGTTGCTCTGTGTTGGATGTTGGGTTTTTTGGCTTCTTTTATTCTTACCTTTACATCATCACAGTTTCACTATTGTGGAGCCAACATTGACCATTTTTACTGTGACATTGTCCCGTTACTAGAACTTGCCTGTTCTAACGCCTTCATTGTTCAGATGGAAATTTATGTAATAGGCAGTCCACTATTTTTGTCCCAGATCCTGATCATTGTGGTGTCTTACACTTGTATTGTATTGGCAGTATTAAGGATCCCATCCAGTATCGggagacagaaagccttctccacctgtagctcccacctcattgtggtctccatattCTACTGGACGTTATTCACAGTTTATGTTTTCCCAATAAAAGGACAATTATCAAccatcaataaagttgtatctcTGCTCTACACAACATTTACTCCTCTGATGAATCCTATTATATACAGTCTGAAGAATAAGGACATTAAGAAAGCAGTAGAGCAAACCCTGCGCAAACATTGA